The Oceanisphaera avium genome includes a region encoding these proteins:
- the lpxK gene encoding tetraacyldisaccharide 4'-kinase, translating into MTAWYKGAWWLWLLAPFSALFWLLSALRRMLYRLGIKSSYRAPVPVIVVGNLSVGGNGKTPVVVWLVQWLRAQGYQPGVISRGYGGKSAHYPLKVEATTCPSVAGDEPVLIAKRTGCPLVVGPKRGEAAALLARLGADIIISDDGLQHYALARDIELVVVDGERRFGNGYLLPMGPLRERPWRLKQVDAIINNGGPAHDQEYLMTLAPGDLIAVGRTAGFAPHPPQTVHALAGIGHPPRFFSMLQQLGFKLAKCIALSDHEPVAPHLLQSLATLPLLVTEKDAVKWPPEAKNTWYVPVDAHLPQTFEALLLSRLKELHRGD; encoded by the coding sequence ATGACCGCTTGGTATAAAGGCGCCTGGTGGCTGTGGTTGTTAGCGCCCTTTAGTGCGCTGTTTTGGCTCTTATCTGCACTGCGGCGCATGCTATATCGACTAGGTATTAAGTCGAGCTATCGAGCGCCGGTGCCGGTGATTGTGGTGGGGAATTTAAGTGTAGGTGGCAACGGTAAAACGCCAGTGGTGGTGTGGCTGGTGCAGTGGTTGCGCGCTCAAGGCTATCAGCCGGGGGTGATCAGTCGCGGCTATGGCGGTAAGAGCGCGCATTATCCGCTTAAAGTGGAGGCTACCACTTGTCCTAGTGTGGCTGGGGATGAGCCGGTGCTCATTGCTAAGCGTACTGGCTGCCCGTTAGTGGTGGGGCCAAAGCGAGGTGAGGCCGCCGCGTTATTAGCCCGCTTAGGCGCAGATATTATTATTAGTGATGATGGCTTACAGCATTATGCCTTAGCGCGAGATATTGAGCTGGTGGTGGTCGATGGCGAGCGCCGCTTTGGTAATGGCTACTTACTGCCCATGGGGCCGCTGCGTGAGCGTCCTTGGCGCCTGAAACAAGTTGACGCCATTATTAATAATGGCGGGCCGGCGCATGACCAAGAATATTTAATGACTTTAGCGCCGGGGGACTTGATTGCCGTGGGTCGTACCGCTGGGTTTGCCCCTCATCCGCCTCAGACAGTCCATGCCCTAGCCGGCATCGGCCATCCGCCGCGTTTTTTTAGCATGTTACAGCAATTGGGATTTAAACTCGCAAAATGCATTGCTTTAAGCGATCATGAGCCGGTTGCGCCTCATTTGTTACAGTCACTGGCCACCTTACCTTTGTTAGTAACCGAAAAAGATGCCGTAAAGTGGCCGCCTGAGGCAAAGAATACTTGGTATGTCCCTGTGGATGCCCACCTGCCACAGACATTTGAAGCACTGCTTTTAAGCCGACTTAAGGAGTTACATCGTGGCGATTGA
- a CDS encoding DNA internalization-related competence protein ComEC/Rec2 has translation MVWPWLPSPDTWLWLACLIVVSGRRRALACFLLGLMWAICFSHWQLSWLQYPTLFTRSQIIVAQVDALHSTRPHHSQLIVRLSHLNGQALSPKPKVLLNWQSQQPSPKNGQVIQSVARLRLPHGLHNPGTFASSRWLLGQGVTAQASISGVLSASAPAPNEGVRARAVKALREHTQHLAAQPWILALTVGDRSGLTRGDWELLRGLGISHLFAISGLHIGLVAALGLLVGRLTGRRWLAGLLAVALALIYAWLAGFSVPTQRALLMLVLWLGIWLWGRFWSGWRILLATCTLLLSVQPWLVLNQGFWLSVVAVSAILALAAWQKTRSLWRLQLGLSLLLLPLVMLIFGGLSWLSLPVNWLLIPLFSVLLMPLLLMAALLLAPAPLLSHALFWLVDFLLHHLMSLLQALHTLASPWLWLTEAQLGLILALLLLPFLLLPRARSISILGITVALLAQWPAPHWQVRVLDVGQGLSVLVTQGKQALLYDTGNRFSSGFNMADAVILPLLRRLGVSELEYMVISHNDQDHSGNRDYLAKVLPIKHRLGEWHLGQKCRAGQHMQWGRLSLTILWPVQLTGHSNNDSCVMRISDGQLSVLLTGDIEARAEYALLATQPLLSSQLLISPHHGSNSSSTSAFIQAVSPRWGVHTAGFNNRWGFPGAAVKERYAQQNIEQLVTGELGMVHFISQDEQWHLMTHRRSAVWYHQLNAWLQHTKPLE, from the coding sequence ATGGTATGGCCTTGGCTGCCAAGCCCAGACACTTGGCTATGGCTCGCTTGCTTAATTGTAGTGAGTGGGCGGCGCAGGGCGCTAGCCTGTTTTTTATTAGGGCTAATGTGGGCAATCTGCTTTAGCCATTGGCAACTCTCTTGGCTGCAATATCCCACTTTATTTACTCGTAGCCAAATTATTGTCGCACAAGTCGATGCGCTGCATTCGACTCGCCCTCATCATAGTCAGCTAATTGTCAGGCTCAGCCACCTGAATGGTCAAGCTCTTTCCCCTAAACCCAAAGTGTTACTTAACTGGCAAAGTCAGCAACCCTCGCCCAAAAATGGCCAAGTTATCCAAAGTGTGGCGCGTTTACGCCTGCCTCATGGTCTTCATAATCCTGGCACCTTCGCTTCGAGTCGCTGGCTATTGGGCCAAGGGGTAACTGCCCAAGCGAGCATTAGCGGGGTATTAAGTGCTTCTGCGCCTGCCCCCAATGAAGGCGTGCGGGCGAGGGCCGTAAAGGCATTACGAGAGCATACGCAACATTTAGCCGCCCAGCCTTGGATTTTGGCACTAACAGTAGGAGATAGAAGTGGGCTAACGAGGGGTGATTGGGAGCTGTTACGGGGCTTAGGGATTAGTCATTTATTTGCTATTTCTGGCTTACATATTGGCTTGGTCGCGGCACTGGGCTTATTAGTCGGGCGCTTAACAGGGCGGCGTTGGTTAGCCGGCTTACTCGCAGTGGCATTGGCGCTTATTTATGCTTGGCTGGCCGGTTTTTCTGTGCCTACACAGCGGGCATTATTAATGTTGGTACTATGGCTAGGTATTTGGCTATGGGGGCGATTTTGGAGTGGGTGGCGCATTTTATTAGCCACTTGCACGCTGTTGTTAAGTGTTCAACCTTGGTTAGTACTTAATCAAGGCTTTTGGTTATCGGTGGTAGCGGTGTCGGCCATATTAGCCTTAGCCGCATGGCAAAAAACACGCAGTTTATGGCGTTTACAACTGGGGCTGAGCTTATTATTGCTGCCTTTAGTGATGTTAATATTTGGCGGATTAAGCTGGTTATCTTTACCCGTAAATTGGTTATTAATTCCTCTTTTTAGTGTGCTATTAATGCCTTTATTGCTAATGGCGGCGCTTTTATTAGCGCCTGCCCCCTTATTAAGTCATGCTTTGTTTTGGCTAGTAGATTTTTTACTTCACCACCTAATGAGCTTACTGCAGGCGCTTCATACTTTAGCATCGCCGTGGTTATGGCTAACCGAGGCGCAACTAGGGCTGATACTCGCGCTCTTATTATTGCCATTTTTGCTGCTGCCACGAGCGCGCAGTATCAGTATCTTAGGGATAACGGTGGCTTTATTAGCGCAATGGCCAGCGCCTCATTGGCAAGTGCGAGTGCTGGATGTGGGGCAAGGGTTATCGGTGCTAGTCACCCAAGGTAAGCAAGCGCTGCTATATGATACAGGTAATCGATTTAGCTCAGGTTTTAATATGGCTGATGCTGTTATTTTGCCGCTACTGCGCCGCCTTGGCGTGAGTGAGCTGGAATATATGGTGATCAGTCATAATGACCAAGACCATAGTGGTAATCGCGATTACTTAGCAAAAGTCTTGCCTATTAAGCATCGTTTGGGCGAGTGGCACTTGGGACAAAAGTGCCGAGCCGGGCAACACATGCAATGGGGTAGGTTGTCATTAACGATACTGTGGCCAGTGCAATTGACGGGACACAGTAATAATGACTCTTGTGTGATGCGTATTAGTGATGGCCAATTATCGGTGTTGCTCACCGGCGATATTGAAGCTCGGGCCGAATACGCGCTATTAGCAACCCAACCCTTGCTTTCATCTCAACTGTTAATCAGCCCCCATCATGGCAGTAATAGCTCCTCAACTTCAGCGTTTATTCAAGCGGTGTCGCCAAGATGGGGCGTCCATACCGCAGGTTTTAATAATCGCTGGGGCTTTCCTGGCGCTGCAGTGAAAGAGCGTTATGCTCAGCAAAATATTGAGCAATTAGTAACCGGTGAGCTAGGCATGGTGCACTTCATTAGCCAAGATGAGCAGTGGCATTTAATGACGCATCGCCGCTCGGCAGTTTGGTATCATCAGCTCAATGCTTGGTTGCAGCACACTAAACCGTTAGAATAG
- a CDS encoding citrate synthase yields MADQKATLHLPGQEAIELPILSGTAGYDVIDISTLGSHGYFTYDPGFMATASCQSDITYIDGEKGILLYRGYPIDQLAENANYLEVCYLLLYGEAPTAKQYEEFQRLIMRHTMVHEQLSSFFKGYRRDAHPMSVVCGVIAGLSAFYHDPMDITDQSHRETAAHRMIAKLPTIAAMAYKYSIGQPFIYPRNDLSYAGNFLQMMFAIPCEEYKVNPIVERAMDRIFTLHADHEQNASTSTVRLAGSSGANPFACIAAGIASLWGPAHGGANEACLMMLEEIGSVDRIPEFIERAKDKDDPFRLMGFGHRVYKNFDPRATVMRDTCHEVLDDLKIEDPLLDVAMELERIALSDPYFVERKLYPNVDFYSGIVLKAVGIPTSMFTVIFALSRTVGWMSHWNEMMSDPKQKIGRPRQLYTGAAERDFHTHVEK; encoded by the coding sequence ATGGCTGACCAAAAGGCCACTCTGCATTTGCCCGGACAAGAAGCGATTGAGCTTCCTATTCTGTCTGGCACTGCTGGTTATGATGTGATCGATATCAGCACACTAGGCTCACATGGCTACTTTACCTACGACCCTGGTTTTATGGCAACGGCATCCTGCCAGTCCGACATTACCTATATAGATGGTGAGAAAGGTATCTTGCTCTATCGCGGCTACCCTATCGACCAGCTGGCAGAAAATGCCAACTATCTTGAAGTGTGCTACTTGCTTCTGTACGGCGAGGCACCTACGGCTAAGCAGTACGAGGAGTTTCAGCGACTCATTATGCGCCACACCATGGTGCATGAGCAGCTGTCATCTTTCTTTAAAGGCTATCGTCGCGATGCTCACCCCATGTCAGTGGTCTGTGGCGTCATTGCCGGCTTATCGGCGTTTTACCATGATCCCATGGATATTACCGACCAGTCGCACCGAGAAACCGCCGCACATCGTATGATTGCGAAGCTGCCAACCATCGCCGCTATGGCGTATAAATACTCCATTGGGCAACCCTTTATTTACCCACGCAATGACTTAAGTTATGCCGGCAACTTCTTACAGATGATGTTTGCCATTCCTTGCGAAGAATATAAAGTGAATCCCATTGTTGAGCGCGCTATGGATCGCATCTTTACCTTGCATGCGGATCATGAGCAAAACGCCTCTACCTCTACCGTGCGCTTAGCCGGCTCGAGTGGGGCTAATCCTTTTGCTTGTATTGCTGCGGGCATTGCTTCCTTGTGGGGGCCGGCTCATGGCGGTGCAAACGAGGCCTGCTTGATGATGCTAGAAGAGATTGGCTCAGTGGATAGAATTCCTGAGTTTATCGAGCGCGCTAAAGATAAAGATGATCCGTTTCGTTTAATGGGCTTTGGCCATCGGGTCTATAAAAACTTTGATCCCCGAGCCACTGTCATGCGCGATACCTGTCATGAAGTGTTAGATGATCTTAAAATTGAAGATCCACTATTAGACGTGGCTATGGAGTTAGAGCGCATCGCCCTTTCTGACCCCTACTTTGTAGAGCGCAAGCTGTATCCTAATGTCGACTTCTACTCGGGCATCGTCTTAAAAGCCGTCGGTATTCCAACCAGTATGTTTACCGTGATTTTTGCGCTGTCGCGTACCGTAGGTTGGATGTCACACTGGAATGAGATGATGTCAGATCCTAAGCAAAAGATCGGCCGTCCGCGCCAGCTTTATACCGGTGCCGCCGAGCGGGATTTTCATACTCACGTTGAAAAATAA
- the kdsB gene encoding 3-deoxy-manno-octulosonate cytidylyltransferase, translating into MSFVVVIPARFSSTRLPGKPLADIHGKPMIQWVVEQAQKSQAMRVVVATDDARIRDALRPCAVEVCITSAHHDSGTERLAEVVEQLALDDDDIVVNVQGDEPLLPPQLVDQVAHLLANSTAPMATLCTPIESVNELNDINVVKVVQSASGHALYFSRAPIPFERDANEPPDLSQCRRHIGIYAYRAGFIRRYLALPVSPLEQLEKLEQLRVLWHSESIAISDACTRPQPGVDTPADLDAVRQLLVGHAR; encoded by the coding sequence ATGAGTTTTGTGGTAGTGATACCGGCGCGTTTTAGCTCTACACGTTTACCGGGCAAGCCGCTCGCCGATATTCATGGTAAGCCGATGATCCAGTGGGTCGTAGAGCAGGCACAAAAAAGCCAAGCCATGAGAGTGGTGGTAGCTACCGACGATGCGCGCATTCGTGACGCATTGCGACCTTGTGCAGTGGAAGTTTGTATTACAAGTGCGCATCATGACTCCGGTACCGAGCGCTTGGCCGAAGTGGTAGAGCAGTTGGCCTTAGATGACGACGATATCGTGGTCAATGTACAAGGCGATGAACCATTGCTGCCACCTCAGCTAGTTGATCAAGTGGCGCACTTATTAGCGAACAGCACCGCACCCATGGCCACTTTGTGCACGCCGATTGAGAGCGTTAATGAGTTGAATGACATTAATGTGGTGAAAGTGGTGCAAAGTGCCAGCGGCCATGCTTTATATTTTAGCCGTGCGCCAATACCTTTTGAGCGTGATGCCAATGAGCCGCCTGACTTAAGCCAGTGTCGACGTCATATTGGTATTTATGCGTATCGTGCCGGCTTTATTCGTCGTTATTTGGCGTTACCTGTTAGCCCGTTAGAGCAGCTAGAAAAACTCGAACAGCTGCGCGTATTGTGGCACAGCGAGTCCATTGCTATCAGTGATGCCTGTACTCGCCCTCAGCCTGGCGTAGATACCCCTGCCGATTTAGACGCCGTGCGTCAATTGTTAGTGGGTCACGCCCGCTAA
- a CDS encoding DUF2062 domain-containing protein has translation MPKKFLKRLMPDPGTLKNNKYLKLLGSRLHDNNLWNLNRQSAAGAFAVGLFCAWLPIPFQMLVAALFAMFFRVNLPLSAALVWLTNPLTMGPLFYFAYRLGSFLLNRPHHYKHFELSLSWLSSAMSSAAPPFLLGCIVMATVSAATGYMVIHGLWRWTVAKRWKQRRQNRL, from the coding sequence ATGCCAAAAAAGTTTCTAAAACGCCTGATGCCCGATCCAGGCACCCTTAAAAATAATAAGTATTTAAAGTTATTAGGGAGTCGTTTACACGACAATAACCTATGGAATTTAAATCGCCAGTCTGCCGCCGGGGCATTTGCGGTGGGTTTATTCTGTGCTTGGCTGCCAATTCCGTTTCAAATGTTAGTCGCTGCGCTATTTGCGATGTTTTTTCGCGTTAACTTGCCGCTGTCTGCCGCCCTAGTGTGGCTGACTAACCCGCTGACTATGGGACCGCTATTTTATTTTGCTTATCGCTTAGGCTCTTTCTTGCTTAATCGTCCTCATCACTACAAACACTTTGAATTAAGCCTATCTTGGCTGAGTAGCGCCATGAGCTCAGCTGCACCGCCGTTTTTATTAGGCTGTATTGTAATGGCCACTGTCAGTGCTGCCACTGGCTATATGGTGATCCATGGTTTATGGCGCTGGACTGTGGCTAAACGCTGGAAACAAAGAAGGCAAAACCGTCTGTGA
- a CDS encoding Trm112 family protein produces MAIDAKLVEIIACPLCKGKLQLDRNHNELVCRFDRLAYPITEDIPVLLENKARKLSLDELPA; encoded by the coding sequence GTGGCGATTGATGCAAAACTGGTAGAAATTATTGCCTGCCCGCTGTGCAAAGGTAAATTGCAGCTAGATCGTAATCATAACGAGCTAGTCTGTCGCTTTGACCGCTTGGCTTATCCGATTACCGAAGACATTCCGGTATTATTAGAAAATAAAGCGCGCAAATTAAGTTTGGATGAATTACCAGCATGA
- the sdhC gene encoding succinate dehydrogenase cytochrome b556 subunit, which produces MTKKQRPVHLDLRTIRQPVAAIASILHRVSGVITLFALAILLWLLSYSLSSEAGFLKVVDIVDGFFVWFILWGILTALAYHIVGGIRHMIMDLGYCSELETGALSAKVALGVTAFLSVLAGIMVW; this is translated from the coding sequence GTGACTAAAAAACAGAGACCTGTACACCTCGATTTACGGACTATTCGCCAACCTGTCGCTGCAATCGCATCAATTCTGCACCGGGTTTCCGGCGTTATTACCTTATTTGCACTCGCTATTCTCTTATGGCTACTCAGTTATTCGCTCTCATCAGAGGCCGGATTCCTGAAAGTCGTGGATATAGTAGACGGCTTTTTCGTCTGGTTTATCCTGTGGGGAATATTAACCGCATTGGCTTATCACATAGTGGGTGGTATTCGCCATATGATTATGGACTTAGGCTATTGTTCAGAGCTTGAAACGGGTGCACTGAGTGCCAAGGTGGCCTTAGGTGTAACGGCCTTCTTATCAGTGCTAGCGGGGATAATGGTATGGTAA
- the msbA gene encoding lipid A ABC transporter ATP-binding protein/permease MsbA, whose protein sequence is MTQGAHTSSWPVLKRLLGYVKERKLGLLMAVIGMVGYAAVNTGFISAVKPLIDDGLTGQDPAFLKMMPFFILGMFFLQGVFSFMSSFCMAWVGNHVVLSLQKQVFSKLMTMPVAFFDRHNSGNLLSKVTYDASQVSAAASSTLVTIVREGATVIGLLAMMFYYSWQLSLVFFIVGPIVGVMIAVISRRFRRLSRGMQDAMGNITSNTEQMLKGHKEVLMFNGQKVEADRFHGVSNAVRQQNMKMVATDATGTSLVQLIASTALAALIFMANVDGMQDKITPGTFIAVLGAMLMLMRPLKSLTQVNSAYQRGIAASQSLFGLLDSEGEVDTGTRSLTRASGNLEFDNVSFGYPNKETQALKNVSFTLTPGKTIALVGRSGSGKSTIASLLTRFYDIDQGEIRLDGVDIRDYKLSDLRRQFALVSQQVHLFNDTIANNIAYAAQGEYSREQVIAAAKVAYADEFITKLPQGYDTIIGENGASLSGGQRQRIAIARALLRNSPLLILDEATSALDTESERHIQGALEALRKDRTALVIAHRLSTIENADEILVIDEGQVVERGSHLELMAKQGVYAQLRSIQYGEQ, encoded by the coding sequence ATGACCCAAGGTGCACACACTTCTTCCTGGCCGGTCCTTAAGCGATTATTGGGCTATGTGAAGGAGCGCAAGCTAGGTTTGCTGATGGCCGTGATCGGCATGGTGGGCTATGCGGCGGTGAATACCGGCTTTATTTCTGCGGTAAAACCGCTGATAGATGATGGCTTAACCGGCCAAGACCCCGCTTTTTTAAAGATGATGCCCTTTTTTATTCTAGGCATGTTTTTCCTGCAAGGTGTGTTTTCTTTTATGTCTAGCTTTTGCATGGCATGGGTAGGTAACCATGTGGTGCTGTCTTTACAAAAGCAGGTGTTTAGTAAGTTAATGACGATGCCAGTGGCGTTTTTTGATCGCCACAACAGTGGCAATTTATTATCAAAAGTCACCTACGATGCCTCGCAAGTCTCTGCTGCAGCCAGCTCAACGTTAGTGACTATTGTACGCGAAGGGGCGACCGTTATCGGTTTGCTGGCCATGATGTTTTATTATTCTTGGCAGCTATCCTTGGTATTTTTTATTGTAGGGCCCATTGTGGGAGTGATGATCGCTGTGATCAGTCGCCGCTTTCGCCGCTTAAGTCGTGGCATGCAAGATGCCATGGGTAATATCACCAGCAATACCGAACAAATGCTAAAAGGCCATAAAGAAGTATTAATGTTTAATGGCCAAAAAGTTGAAGCAGACCGCTTTCATGGGGTGAGTAATGCGGTGCGCCAGCAAAATATGAAAATGGTGGCCACCGATGCCACAGGAACGTCACTGGTACAGCTCATTGCATCTACGGCGTTAGCGGCGTTGATTTTTATGGCCAACGTCGATGGCATGCAAGACAAAATCACACCCGGCACTTTTATTGCGGTATTGGGTGCGATGTTAATGCTAATGCGCCCTTTAAAAAGTCTTACCCAAGTGAACTCGGCGTATCAGCGCGGTATTGCCGCCAGCCAAAGTTTATTTGGCTTGTTAGACTCTGAGGGAGAAGTAGACACGGGTACGCGCAGCCTAACTCGTGCAAGCGGTAATTTGGAGTTTGATAACGTCAGCTTTGGCTATCCTAACAAAGAAACGCAGGCGCTAAAAAATGTTAGTTTTACGCTCACCCCGGGTAAAACCATTGCCTTAGTGGGGCGCTCTGGTTCAGGGAAAAGTACCATCGCCAGTTTATTAACGCGTTTTTATGATATAGACCAAGGTGAAATTCGCCTTGATGGCGTAGATATACGTGACTATAAACTCAGTGATTTACGCCGCCAATTTGCTTTGGTTTCTCAGCAAGTGCACCTGTTTAACGACACTATCGCCAATAATATCGCCTATGCTGCGCAAGGCGAATACAGTCGCGAGCAAGTTATAGCAGCGGCAAAGGTGGCCTATGCTGATGAGTTTATTACTAAGCTCCCTCAAGGATATGACACTATTATTGGTGAAAATGGCGCCAGCTTATCCGGTGGTCAGCGCCAACGGATTGCCATTGCCCGTGCGCTACTGCGCAACTCTCCGTTATTAATTCTAGATGAAGCCACTTCGGCGCTCGATACCGAGTCAGAGCGCCATATTCAAGGCGCGCTAGAGGCCTTACGTAAAGATCGCACGGCACTCGTGATCGCTCACCGTTTATCTACCATCGAAAACGCCGATGAAATCTTAGTGATAGATGAGGGGCAAGTTGTAGAGCGAGGCTCTCATCTAGAGTTAATGGCCAAACAAGGCGTCTATGCCCAGTTAAGAAGCATTCAATATGGCGAGCAATAA
- the sdhD gene encoding succinate dehydrogenase, hydrophobic membrane anchor protein: protein MVRNMASIGRSGTHDFMLLRVTAVIMTLYTLYLVGFIAFNDITYPVWLNFFAKTSTKVFTLLALLSVLIHAWIGAWQVLSDYVKCALLRGVLQGGIVVLLLVYVLTGVVVLWGV from the coding sequence ATGGTAAGAAATATGGCAAGCATTGGCCGCTCGGGCACGCACGACTTTATGTTGCTGCGTGTTACAGCGGTGATCATGACTTTATACACCCTCTATTTAGTGGGATTTATTGCGTTTAATGACATCACTTACCCTGTTTGGCTGAACTTTTTTGCTAAAACCTCAACGAAAGTGTTTACGCTACTGGCGCTACTAAGTGTGTTAATTCACGCTTGGATAGGGGCCTGGCAGGTGCTATCCGACTATGTAAAATGTGCGCTGTTACGCGGTGTATTACAAGGCGGGATAGTGGTGTTGCTGCTGGTTTATGTGCTGACCGGTGTTGTCGTATTGTGGGGTGTATAA
- the fbp gene encoding class 1 fructose-bisphosphatase, with amino-acid sequence MRNIMITLGEYIIKNQADYPSATGELSSLLSSIRRAAKIVNREINRAGLVTDIIGGSNGSENVQGEVQQKLDVFANDMFKNALEARGEVCGIASEEEDHYVAFDDERQSNAKYIVLMDPLDGSSNIDVNVSVGTIFSIYRRVSEPGQPVTMDDFLQPGVNQVAAGYVVYGSSTMLVYTTGNGVHGFTYDPTLGSFCLSHENIRIPEQGYIYSINEGNYIRFPEGVKKYLKFCQEKDESSKRPYSSRYIGSLVSDFHRNMLKGGIYIYPSGTNSPNGKLRLLYECNPLAFMAEQAGGKATDGFRRIMEIKPTELHQRTPYFVGSIDMVNKADEMMAEFSSHEKA; translated from the coding sequence TTGAGGAATATTATGATTACCCTGGGTGAATACATCATTAAGAATCAAGCTGACTACCCCAGCGCTACCGGCGAATTATCGTCTTTATTGTCTTCTATTCGTCGCGCCGCCAAAATTGTAAACCGCGAAATTAATCGCGCCGGTTTAGTGACCGATATTATCGGCGGTAGCAATGGCAGCGAAAACGTACAGGGTGAAGTACAGCAAAAGCTGGATGTGTTTGCCAACGACATGTTTAAAAATGCGCTAGAAGCCCGTGGTGAAGTGTGTGGTATTGCTTCTGAAGAAGAAGATCACTACGTCGCTTTTGATGATGAGCGCCAAAGCAATGCGAAATACATTGTGCTGATGGACCCGCTGGATGGCTCTTCTAATATCGATGTTAACGTATCTGTGGGCACCATTTTCTCTATCTATCGTCGCGTTAGTGAGCCTGGTCAACCAGTGACTATGGATGACTTCTTACAACCGGGTGTTAACCAAGTAGCCGCCGGTTATGTGGTGTACGGCTCTTCCACCATGTTGGTGTATACCACAGGTAACGGCGTTCACGGCTTTACTTATGACCCGACTCTGGGCTCATTTTGCTTGTCTCATGAGAATATCCGTATTCCGGAGCAAGGCTATATTTATTCTATTAACGAAGGTAACTATATTCGCTTCCCTGAAGGCGTGAAAAAATACCTGAAATTCTGTCAAGAAAAAGATGAGTCGAGCAAGCGTCCTTATAGCTCACGTTATATTGGCTCTTTAGTATCTGACTTTCATCGCAATATGCTTAAAGGCGGCATTTATATTTATCCGTCTGGCACCAATTCGCCAAATGGCAAGTTGCGCTTATTGTATGAATGCAACCCATTAGCCTTTATGGCTGAGCAAGCCGGTGGTAAAGCTACCGATGGCTTCCGTCGTATTATGGAAATTAAGCCTACTGAATTGCACCAGCGCACGCCGTATTTTGTTGGCTCCATCGACATGGTTAATAAAGCAGATGAAATGATGGCTGAATTTTCTAGCCATGAAAAAGCCTAA